From a single Ignavibacteria bacterium genomic region:
- a CDS encoding ABC transporter substrate-binding protein translates to MKEEIMSLSRIYKFLFILFIANMVAPAQDDPQPEKQSFNIAVLLPLTDKGKPYLERRSYQVLEGIKYAVHLFNQNSEIKVGLLIRDTQSDSSVIASIKRELSFDKSLSGVIGSTSSKDSRDVIAVFSDLGLPVISPTATDDALPQLSNLVIQANPTFTTRGKIMASFARNYHGLSKIGIVYLKEGYSNQLAESFKEEFERLGGKVTLSLTYNMKDTKFESIIEEIEKADEKLDGIYFPVSDVKNAALLNEKLRDLPFTKNVYGNQDWLLSDVFSEPAPFLSSMYIDSDYFLDMTQPDYQRMNKEFYELTGYLFDRNALYGFDATSMLIKFLAKNNFNPGAFLNEVQSGIDYDGIKGKIVLDTRRTNLSLNILQYNFGKFSLFLKLKI, encoded by the coding sequence ATGAAAGAAGAGATAATGAGCTTGTCAAGGATATATAAATTTTTATTTATTCTTTTTATTGCCAATATGGTGGCTCCCGCACAGGATGATCCTCAGCCCGAAAAGCAGTCGTTCAATATAGCGGTACTTCTTCCACTTACTGACAAGGGGAAGCCGTATCTGGAAAGAAGGTCTTATCAGGTACTCGAGGGTATCAAGTATGCTGTGCATCTCTTCAATCAGAACAGCGAAATCAAAGTGGGACTTTTAATCAGGGACACCCAAAGCGACAGTAGCGTAATTGCTTCCATAAAGCGGGAATTGTCGTTTGATAAAAGTCTGAGCGGGGTAATTGGTTCCACCTCCAGCAAGGATTCCCGTGATGTAATTGCAGTGTTCTCCGACCTCGGTCTGCCGGTTATCTCTCCGACTGCCACGGATGACGCTCTCCCTCAATTGTCGAATCTGGTAATTCAGGCTAATCCTACCTTTACCACGAGGGGGAAAATAATGGCGAGTTTTGCCCGAAATTATCACGGACTCTCTAAAATCGGCATTGTCTATCTAAAAGAGGGGTATTCCAACCAGCTTGCCGAAAGCTTTAAAGAGGAATTTGAAAGACTCGGCGGGAAGGTGACACTTTCCCTTACCTACAATATGAAGGATACAAAATTTGAATCGATAATCGAGGAAATCGAGAAAGCCGATGAGAAACTTGACGGCATCTATTTCCCCGTAAGCGATGTGAAAAATGCGGCTCTTCTGAATGAAAAACTAAGAGATCTCCCTTTTACCAAAAATGTTTACGGCAATCAGGACTGGCTTCTCAGTGATGTTTTTAGTGAACCGGCGCCGTTTCTCTCATCAATGTACATAGATTCCGACTACTTTCTTGATATGACTCAACCTGATTATCAAAGAATGAACAAGGAATTTTATGAACTCACGGGTTATCTTTTTGATCGCAATGCACTTTACGGATTTGACGCCACTTCGATGCTCATCAAATTTCTTGCGAAAAACAATTTCAACCCCGGTGCATTCCTGAATGAGGTGCAGAGCGGTATCGATTATGACGGCATAAAAGGGAAAATAGTACTCGATACCCGGAGAACAAACCTTTCTCTCAATATTTTACAATATAATTTTGGAAAGTTCAGCCTTTTCCTCAAATTGAAAATATAA
- a CDS encoding LysM peptidoglycan-binding domain-containing protein, whose translation MKFSMKIAAFALVLLSGSLFAQRDLSCDQYKAKMDSLKAVEMNLSSTVDQLNKDVANVQKQLDGIQSYEDCLDDLYKSLGANAGDVSVFAMKVNELKSKIEKRQEPYSAREAELKELQSNKLSALPEFYNTLHVYLPDLMAKWKKDLDVIVVPEVKKYTVVKGDCLWCIASKGEYYGKGAAWPAIWRANQEVIGNNPDLIFPNQVYTIPNLTADEINTVSKMGRNYKPAP comes from the coding sequence ATGAAATTTTCAATGAAAATTGCTGCTTTCGCTTTAGTGCTTCTCTCAGGTTCACTTTTCGCCCAGAGAGATCTTAGCTGCGATCAATACAAAGCCAAGATGGATTCATTAAAAGCAGTTGAAATGAATCTCAGCTCAACCGTAGACCAGCTCAACAAAGATGTTGCCAATGTTCAGAAGCAACTCGATGGTATCCAGAGCTACGAAGATTGTTTGGATGACCTTTACAAATCACTCGGCGCCAACGCTGGTGATGTTTCGGTTTTCGCAATGAAAGTCAATGAACTTAAAAGCAAGATTGAGAAAAGACAAGAGCCTTATTCAGCAAGAGAAGCTGAACTTAAAGAACTCCAGTCAAACAAACTCTCGGCTCTTCCTGAGTTCTACAACACACTTCATGTTTATTTGCCTGACTTAATGGCTAAATGGAAAAAAGACCTTGATGTTATCGTCGTTCCTGAAGTGAAGAAGTATACTGTTGTTAAAGGTGACTGCCTGTGGTGCATCGCTTCAAAAGGCGAATACTACGGTAAAGGCGCTGCTTGGCCTGCAATTTGGAGAGCCAACCAGGAAGTTATCGGAAACAACCCTGACTTGATTTTCCCAAATCAGGTTTATACCATTCCGAACCTCACAGCTGATGAGATCAACACTGTTTCCAAAATGGGAAGAAACTACAAACCGGCTCCTTAA
- the radC gene encoding DNA repair protein RadC produces MSIKDHPKDEQPREKAKNKGIDALSDSELLAIILRTGTKGKSVLQLSREIIEVSGGLNELSSKSPGYLKNTFSGIGSDKAITLSAIFEIAKRVQTTEKDYVTGKITSPDLIAEHFIRYMKNEPVEKFMAAFISTSGRVIKIEVLFKGTLDFSLVDVREIIRRCLDHNAKSIIISHNHPSGSPDISIEDRRITKKIKEACLLFDIKLLDHIIVAGTKFVSFSNLGILNSD; encoded by the coding sequence ATGTCGATAAAAGATCACCCGAAAGACGAGCAACCGAGAGAAAAGGCAAAGAACAAGGGAATTGATGCCCTCTCCGATTCGGAATTGCTGGCAATCATTCTTAGAACAGGGACAAAAGGGAAATCGGTTTTACAGCTCTCCCGCGAAATTATTGAAGTTTCCGGAGGTCTGAATGAACTCTCGTCCAAATCGCCGGGTTATCTGAAAAATACTTTCTCCGGAATCGGAAGTGACAAGGCAATTACTCTCTCTGCCATTTTTGAGATTGCAAAAAGAGTTCAGACTACTGAAAAAGATTATGTGACAGGGAAAATTACAAGCCCTGATTTAATAGCAGAACATTTCATCCGATACATGAAAAATGAGCCGGTGGAAAAATTCATGGCCGCATTCATCTCGACAAGCGGAAGAGTGATTAAAATTGAAGTACTCTTCAAAGGGACTCTCGATTTTAGCCTCGTCGATGTCAGGGAAATCATTAGAAGATGTCTCGACCATAACGCCAAATCGATTATAATAAGTCATAACCACCCGAGTGGTTCCCCCGATATAAGCATTGAAGACAGAAGAATCACAAAAAAGATAAAAGAGGCCTGTTTACTCTTTGATATCAAACTTCTTGATCATATTATCGTCGCAGGAACAAAATTTGTCAGTTTTTCCAATCTGGGCATCTTAAATTCGGATTAA